Proteins encoded by one window of Rutidosis leptorrhynchoides isolate AG116_Rl617_1_P2 chromosome 7, CSIRO_AGI_Rlap_v1, whole genome shotgun sequence:
- the LOC139858753 gene encoding uncharacterized protein → MDQCKRLIAEFDREVKELEHTDPDTSKILNEREQSMVEEFNYYVGNFNDYLALQKKQYPSNIIRVDLSGGPAEGFEEDNGWLVSSSMTNQQLMDNGHQMMDETDQAIECSKKLVHDVGTETAPAPEDEDKEEEWRKNSRKRKKCNQVKVVKDNMKNGFTKAQIMNGASHILNIMKKYNARPCNPILRTELDQEAKPYIGNTGLRNTLLSRFIDNMIAPGGEFRFRLESIPGGQMYHYWIQGVNEDDSPEITQLKDEIKWLTSEKNELQELGSKILLTLAPVFCDDDEESFKKLPLKEQFVFAQSKLDDLFKDPPADAIPAAYDSLQT, encoded by the exons ATGGACCAATGTAAAAG GCTTATCGCAGAGTTCGATAGAGAGGTCAAAGAATTAGAACATACAGATCCTGATACCAGCAAGATACTAAACGAGAGAGAACAATCAATG GTCGAGGAGTTTAATTACTACGTTGGGAACTTTAATGACTACCTTGCTCTACAGAAAAAACA ATATCCTAGCAACATTATTCGAGTTGATCTTTCTGGTGGGCCCGCTGAAGGATTTGAGGAAGATAATGGCTGGCTAGTCTCGTCCT CTATGACAAATCAGCAACTAATGGACAATGGTCATCAAATGATGGATGAGACTGATCAAGCTATTGAATGTTCAAAAAAG CTGGTTCATGATGTTGGAACTGAGACTGCACCTGCACCTGAAGATGAGGATAAAGAAGAGGAATGGAGGAAAAATTCGAGAAAAAGAAAGAAGTGTAATCAAGTGAAGGTTGTTAAAGACAACATGAAGAATGGGTTCACAAAGGCTCA GATCATGAATGGAGCTTCCCATATTCTCAACATAATGAAGAAATACAACGCACGACCTTGCAACCCAATTCTGAGGACTGAACTTGATCAAGAAGCAAAACCGTATATAGGCAATACTGGCCTTAGAAACACCTTGCTATCAAGATTTATAGATAACATGATCGCACCAGGCGGAGAGTTCCGCTTCAGGCTAGAATCGATTCCAGGTGGCCAGATGTACCACTATTGGATACAGGGTGTTAACGAAGATGATTCCCCAGAGATTACACAACTGAAAGATGAGATTAAATG GCTAACTTCAGAAAAAAACGAGCTACAAGAGCTTGGTTCTAAAATTCTTCTTACCTTAGCGCCTGTCTTTTGTGACGATGACGAGGAGTCCTTCAAAAAG TTACCACTCAAGGAACAATTTGTGTTTGCTCAATCGAAGTTAGATGATTTGTTCAAG gaTCCACCGGCCGATGCTATACCTGCTGCTTACGATAGCTTACAAACATGA